The Nakamurella deserti genome contains a region encoding:
- the glpK gene encoding glycerol kinase GlpK — protein MSEQFVAAIDQGTTSTRCMIFNREGRVVSVAQKEHEQIFPKAGWVEHDALEIWDNTREVVAEALARADLKPADIASVGITNQRETALVWDRTTGKPVYNAIVWQDTRTDAICQQLGALGGGQDRYKAKVGLPLATYFSGPKVRWILDNVEGAREKAEAGDLVFGNMDTWVVWNMTGGVQGGLHITEPTNASRTLLMDLDTLSWDPEIAEEMGIPMSMLPEIRSSSEVYAKVRERGVLAGVPVAGILGDQQAATFGQACLSKGEAKNTYGTGNFMLLNTGTEKVPSKNGLLTTVCYKIGDNAPVYALEGSIAVTGSLVQWIRDNLGMIKDASEIEDLAKGVEDNGGAYFVPAFSGLFAPYWRADARGAIVGLTRYVNKGHLARAVLESVAFQTREVLDAMNADSGVDLTELKVDGGMVVNETLMQFQADILGVPVIRPVVAETTALGAAYAAGLAVGFWANEDDIRTNWAEDKRWEPQMDAADREKAYGQWKKAVTKTFDWVDSDS, from the coding sequence ATGAGCGAACAGTTCGTCGCCGCGATCGACCAGGGCACCACCTCGACCCGCTGCATGATCTTCAACCGTGAGGGCCGGGTCGTCTCGGTCGCCCAGAAGGAACACGAGCAGATCTTCCCGAAGGCCGGCTGGGTCGAGCACGACGCCCTGGAGATCTGGGACAACACCCGTGAGGTCGTCGCCGAGGCGCTGGCCCGGGCCGACCTCAAGCCCGCCGACATCGCCTCCGTCGGCATCACCAACCAGCGCGAGACCGCACTGGTCTGGGACCGCACCACCGGTAAGCCCGTCTACAACGCCATCGTCTGGCAGGACACCCGCACCGACGCCATCTGCCAGCAGCTCGGTGCGCTCGGCGGCGGCCAGGACCGCTACAAGGCCAAGGTCGGCCTGCCGCTGGCCACCTACTTCTCCGGGCCGAAGGTCCGCTGGATCCTGGACAACGTCGAGGGCGCCCGGGAGAAGGCCGAGGCCGGTGACCTGGTGTTCGGCAACATGGACACCTGGGTCGTGTGGAACATGACCGGCGGCGTCCAGGGCGGCCTGCACATCACCGAACCGACCAACGCCTCCCGCACCCTGTTGATGGACCTGGACACGCTGTCCTGGGATCCGGAGATCGCCGAGGAGATGGGCATCCCGATGTCCATGCTCCCGGAGATCCGCTCGTCGTCGGAGGTGTACGCCAAGGTCCGCGAGCGCGGCGTGCTGGCCGGCGTGCCGGTCGCCGGCATCCTCGGCGACCAGCAGGCGGCCACCTTCGGGCAGGCGTGCCTGTCCAAGGGCGAGGCGAAGAACACCTACGGCACCGGCAACTTCATGCTGCTCAACACCGGCACCGAGAAGGTGCCGTCCAAGAACGGCCTGCTGACGACCGTCTGCTACAAGATCGGTGACAACGCGCCGGTCTACGCCCTGGAGGGCTCGATCGCCGTCACCGGCTCGCTGGTGCAGTGGATCCGGGACAACCTCGGGATGATCAAGGACGCCTCCGAGATCGAGGACCTGGCCAAGGGCGTCGAGGACAACGGCGGCGCCTACTTCGTGCCGGCGTTCTCCGGGCTGTTCGCGCCGTACTGGCGGGCGGACGCCCGCGGCGCCATCGTGGGCCTGACCCGCTACGTCAACAAGGGCCACCTGGCCCGCGCCGTCCTGGAGTCGGTGGCGTTCCAGACCCGCGAGGTGCTGGACGCGATGAACGCCGACTCCGGGGTGGACCTCACCGAGCTCAAGGTCGACGGCGGCATGGTCGTCAACGAGACCCTGATGCAGTTCCAGGCCGACATCCTGGGGGTTCCGGTCATCCGGCCGGTCGTCGCCGAGACCACCGCCCTCGGTGCGGCCTACGCGGCCGGTCTGGCCGTCGGGTTCTGGGCCAACGAGGACGACATCCGCACCAACTGGGCCGAGGACAAGCGCTGGGAGCCGCAGATGGACGCGGCCGACCGCGAGAAGGCCTACGGCCAGTGGAAGAAGGCCGTCACCAAGACCTTCGACTGGGTCGACAGCGACTCCTGA
- a CDS encoding MIP/aquaporin family protein, which translates to MSPSLGTIFLWETIGTGMLILLGTGVVATVVLQKSKGTNGGWLLINFGWAMAVFVGATVSWRSGAHLNPAVTIGLAVSGGTPWSDVPIYILAQLLGAFIGAVLAWAAFKKNFDEEPNPEGTLGIFSTGPAIRSYGWNVVTEVIGTFVLIFWILMTPESNSGLGYAGVAFVVLSIGNSLGGPTGYAINPARDLGPRIAYAILPIRGKGTPDWGYSWVPIVGPIIGAVLAGLLYLATKGTLDLPVVS; encoded by the coding sequence TTGTCCCCCTCACTCGGCACGATCTTCCTCTGGGAGACGATCGGCACAGGAATGCTGATTCTGCTCGGTACCGGCGTCGTCGCCACCGTCGTCCTGCAGAAGTCCAAGGGCACGAACGGCGGATGGCTGCTCATCAACTTCGGCTGGGCGATGGCGGTGTTCGTCGGCGCCACCGTCTCGTGGCGCTCCGGCGCCCACCTCAACCCCGCCGTCACCATCGGTCTGGCCGTCTCCGGCGGCACCCCGTGGAGTGACGTCCCGATCTACATCCTGGCGCAGCTGCTCGGGGCGTTCATCGGTGCCGTGCTGGCCTGGGCCGCCTTCAAGAAGAACTTCGACGAGGAGCCCAACCCCGAGGGCACCCTGGGCATCTTCTCCACCGGCCCGGCCATCCGCAGCTACGGCTGGAACGTCGTCACCGAGGTGATCGGCACGTTCGTGCTGATCTTCTGGATCCTCATGACCCCGGAGAGCAACTCGGGCCTCGGCTACGCCGGTGTCGCGTTCGTCGTCCTCAGCATCGGCAACAGCCTCGGCGGCCCGACCGGGTACGCCATCAACCCGGCCCGTGACCTCGGCCCCCGCATCGCCTACGCGATCCTGCCGATCAGGGGCAAGGGCACGCCGGACTGGGGCTACTCGTGGGTCCCGATCGTCGGCCCGATCATCGGTGCCGTGCTGGCCGGCCTGCTGTACCTGGCCACCAAGGGCACCCTCGACCTGCCGGTCGTCTCCTGA
- a CDS encoding glycerol-3-phosphate dehydrogenase/oxidase gives MSFVSAAMSPSARRQALQDLSTTEFDVLVIGAGVVGAGAALDAASRGLKVAIVEARDLASGTSSRSSKLVHGGLRYLKQLNFHLVFEALRERSLILDDLCPHLAKPVPFLYPLEKPVYDRAYVGLGIGVYDVLGAGKGVPAHHKHLSKKTAMKIFPGAKKGQIHGAIKFYEGQIDDARHTMMITRTAVAYGAVAATSARVTGFLRQGNRVTGATVKDLESGNDFEVRAKCVVNAAGVWTDEIQRMIGGKGSFRVTASKGVHVLIPRDKIDCQFGLITETEKSLLFIIPCPWSDDLWVIGTTDTPWSLDLAHPAASEMDIDYILDHANGLLETPLTRADVVGVYAGLRPLLAGESDDTSKLSREHAVVAPVPGLVIVAGGKYTTYRVMAEDAVDEAVKMLPGGAPKSVTDRTPLIGADGYRALLNNKDKIAADSGLSVDRVEHLLGRYGSAITEILEMIQDRPELGEELPSAPKYLKAEIVYAVSHEAALHLDDILARRTRISIDTWHRGVDSAEEVAQLVAPLLDWDDAAVIDEVEHYRARVDAERDSQVQPDDRTADAARLGAPDVRVGASAAVGGTTGA, from the coding sequence ATGAGTTTCGTCTCCGCCGCGATGAGCCCGTCGGCTCGTCGTCAGGCCCTGCAGGATCTGTCCACCACCGAGTTCGACGTGCTGGTCATCGGGGCCGGCGTCGTCGGTGCCGGTGCCGCCCTGGACGCCGCCAGCCGCGGGCTCAAGGTCGCCATCGTCGAGGCCCGTGACCTCGCGTCGGGCACCTCCAGCCGCTCGTCCAAGCTCGTCCACGGCGGTCTGCGCTACCTCAAGCAGCTCAACTTCCACCTCGTGTTCGAGGCGCTGCGCGAGCGGTCGCTGATCCTGGACGACCTGTGCCCGCACCTGGCCAAGCCGGTGCCGTTCCTCTACCCGCTCGAGAAGCCGGTCTACGACCGGGCCTACGTCGGACTCGGCATCGGCGTCTACGACGTGCTCGGCGCCGGCAAGGGGGTGCCCGCGCACCACAAGCACCTGTCGAAGAAGACCGCGATGAAGATCTTCCCGGGGGCCAAGAAGGGCCAGATCCACGGGGCGATCAAGTTCTACGAGGGCCAGATCGACGACGCCCGGCACACGATGATGATCACCCGCACCGCCGTCGCCTACGGCGCCGTCGCGGCCACCAGTGCCCGGGTCACCGGCTTCCTGCGCCAGGGCAACCGGGTGACCGGCGCGACCGTGAAGGACCTCGAGAGCGGCAACGACTTCGAGGTGCGCGCCAAGTGCGTGGTCAACGCGGCCGGCGTCTGGACCGACGAGATCCAGCGGATGATCGGCGGCAAGGGCTCGTTCCGGGTCACCGCGTCCAAGGGCGTGCACGTGCTCATCCCGCGGGACAAGATCGACTGCCAGTTCGGCCTCATCACCGAGACCGAGAAGAGCCTGCTGTTCATCATCCCGTGCCCGTGGAGCGACGACCTGTGGGTCATCGGCACCACCGACACCCCGTGGAGCCTGGACCTGGCGCACCCCGCGGCCAGCGAGATGGACATCGACTACATCCTCGACCACGCCAACGGCCTCCTCGAGACGCCGCTGACCCGCGCCGACGTGGTCGGTGTGTACGCGGGTCTGCGGCCGCTGCTGGCGGGCGAGAGCGACGACACCTCCAAGCTCTCGCGTGAGCACGCCGTCGTCGCGCCGGTGCCCGGCCTGGTCATCGTGGCCGGCGGCAAGTACACGACCTACCGGGTGATGGCCGAGGACGCCGTCGACGAGGCCGTGAAGATGCTCCCCGGTGGCGCGCCGAAGTCGGTCACCGACCGGACCCCGTTGATCGGTGCCGACGGCTACCGCGCGCTGCTCAACAACAAGGACAAGATCGCCGCCGACAGCGGACTGTCCGTCGACCGCGTCGAGCACCTGCTCGGCCGGTACGGCAGCGCGATCACCGAGATCCTGGAGATGATCCAGGACCGCCCGGAGCTGGGCGAGGAACTGCCGTCCGCGCCGAAGTACCTCAAGGCCGAGATCGTCTACGCCGTCTCGCACGAGGCCGCGCTGCACCTGGACGACATCCTGGCCCGCCGCACCCGCATCTCGATCGACACCTGGCACCGCGGGGTCGACTCGGCCGAGGAGGTCGCCCAACTCGTGGCGCCGCTGCTCGACTGGGACGACGCCGCCGTCATCGACGAGGTCGAGCACTACCGGGCGCGGGTCGATGCCGAGCGCGACTCGCAGGTCCAGCCCGACGACCGCACCGCCGACGCCGCGCGGCTGGGCGCGCCCGACGTCCGCGTCGGGGCGAGCGCCGCGGTCGGAGGCACCACGGGCGCCTGA
- a CDS encoding IclR family transcriptional regulator — MPGSIQSIERAAAILRLLAESDDPMGLLQISGALDLAKGTAHGLLSTLTDVGFVEQPHPAGPYRLSDDMAGLGRNRLDANELRSRALNWTDALAARSGEAAKVAVFRDGRAVVAHHVFRVAGEHRSGQRLLTGTEVPLHATALGKVLLAFEPAAARSIVGRELSSLTYRTVTDRVALYRDLAGVRDLGWAAAVDEAGPDVADIAAPVRDRGGYVVAVVGIEGAKDRICDERGRPRPTLVSHVVRAGRDISRELGHGRGL, encoded by the coding sequence GTGCCGGGGTCCATCCAGTCGATCGAACGCGCCGCGGCGATCCTGCGCCTGCTGGCCGAGAGCGACGACCCGATGGGCCTGCTGCAGATCTCCGGCGCGCTGGACCTGGCCAAGGGCACGGCCCACGGCCTGCTGAGCACCCTCACCGACGTCGGGTTCGTCGAGCAGCCGCACCCGGCCGGGCCGTACCGCCTGTCCGACGACATGGCCGGCCTCGGACGAAACCGCCTGGACGCCAACGAGTTGCGGTCCCGGGCCCTGAACTGGACCGACGCACTCGCCGCGCGCAGCGGCGAGGCCGCGAAGGTGGCGGTGTTCCGCGACGGCCGGGCCGTCGTCGCCCACCACGTGTTCCGGGTGGCCGGCGAGCACCGCAGCGGGCAGCGGCTGCTCACCGGCACCGAGGTGCCACTGCACGCCACCGCCCTGGGCAAGGTGCTGCTGGCCTTCGAGCCTGCGGCCGCCCGCAGCATCGTCGGGCGCGAGCTGTCCAGCCTGACCTACCGCACGGTCACCGACCGGGTGGCGCTCTACCGCGACCTGGCCGGCGTCCGGGATCTCGGCTGGGCGGCCGCGGTGGACGAGGCCGGTCCCGACGTCGCCGACATCGCCGCACCCGTACGGGACCGTGGCGGCTACGTTGTGGCGGTGGTCGGCATCGAGGGCGCCAAGGACCGGATCTGCGACGAGCGCGGCCGGCCCCGTCCCACGCTGGTCTCCCACGTCGTGCGCGCCGGTCGCGACATCTCCCGCGAGCTGGGCCACGGACGCGGCCTGTGA
- the glpK gene encoding glycerol kinase GlpK, whose product MKRRYVAALDQGTTSSRCIVFDHDGRMIAIAQREHRQYYPRPGWVEHDAVEIWTTVQRVIRQAVADAGIAASDIAALGVTNQRETMVVWDRATGVPVHRAIVWQDTRTAGLLAELDHTDAAEQIRARAGLPLVTYFSGAKLRWLLDSDADLADRAARGELLFGTMDTWITWNLTGGTAGGRHVTDVTNASRTMLMNLETLDWDDALLEIFRVPRSMLPEIRSTVGVVGTTVDPVADIPIGALIGDQQASLFGQGAFDAGEAKCTFGTGGFLLLNTGTEITHSRHGLITTVAHRIDGEPAVYALEGSMAMTGGLVQWCRDSLRLIKTPSEIETLAAQVPDNGGCYVVPAFSGLFAPHWDAGAQGLIIGLTSFVTRSHIARAVLEATAWQTYDVVDAMNGDAGLRASRLVVDGGMTADNLLMQMVADVLDIPVVRPMMAETVALGAAYAAGLAVGYWPDRAALRRHWHVAAEWLPGMDAQRRDRELASWRRAVELAIAWGRPAAGR is encoded by the coding sequence GTGAAGCGACGCTACGTCGCCGCGCTCGACCAGGGCACGACGTCCAGCCGCTGCATCGTGTTCGACCACGACGGCCGGATGATCGCCATCGCCCAGCGGGAACACCGCCAGTACTACCCGCGCCCGGGCTGGGTGGAGCACGACGCGGTCGAGATCTGGACGACCGTGCAGCGGGTGATCCGGCAGGCCGTCGCCGACGCCGGCATCGCCGCGTCCGACATCGCCGCCCTGGGGGTGACCAACCAGCGCGAGACCATGGTGGTCTGGGACCGGGCCACCGGCGTCCCCGTGCACCGGGCGATCGTCTGGCAGGACACCCGGACGGCCGGGCTGCTGGCCGAGCTCGACCACACCGACGCCGCCGAGCAGATCCGCGCCCGGGCGGGACTGCCGTTGGTCACCTACTTCAGTGGGGCGAAGCTGCGGTGGCTGCTGGACTCCGACGCGGACCTGGCCGACCGCGCCGCCCGCGGCGAACTGCTGTTCGGCACCATGGACACCTGGATCACCTGGAACCTCACCGGCGGCACGGCCGGTGGCCGGCACGTCACCGACGTCACCAACGCCAGCCGCACGATGCTGATGAACCTCGAGACGCTGGACTGGGACGACGCGCTGCTGGAGATCTTCCGGGTGCCCCGGTCGATGCTGCCCGAGATCCGGTCCACCGTCGGCGTGGTCGGCACCACCGTCGACCCGGTGGCCGACATCCCGATCGGTGCCCTGATCGGCGACCAGCAGGCGTCGCTGTTCGGTCAGGGGGCGTTCGACGCAGGTGAGGCCAAGTGCACCTTCGGCACCGGCGGCTTCCTGCTGCTCAACACCGGCACCGAGATCACCCACTCCCGCCACGGTCTCATCACCACGGTGGCGCACCGCATCGACGGCGAGCCCGCGGTGTACGCGCTCGAGGGCTCGATGGCCATGACCGGCGGGTTGGTGCAGTGGTGCCGTGACAGCCTGCGCCTGATCAAGACGCCGTCGGAGATCGAGACGCTGGCCGCACAGGTCCCCGACAACGGCGGATGCTATGTGGTGCCGGCCTTCTCGGGCCTGTTCGCGCCGCACTGGGACGCCGGGGCGCAGGGCCTCATCATCGGGCTGACCTCGTTCGTGACCCGCTCGCACATCGCCCGGGCGGTGCTCGAGGCGACCGCCTGGCAGACCTACGACGTGGTCGACGCGATGAACGGGGACGCCGGCCTGCGTGCCTCCCGGTTGGTCGTCGACGGCGGCATGACCGCCGACAACCTGCTGATGCAGATGGTCGCCGACGTCCTGGACATCCCGGTGGTGCGGCCGATGATGGCCGAGACGGTGGCCCTGGGCGCGGCCTACGCGGCGGGGCTGGCCGTCGGGTACTGGCCCGACCGGGCGGCGCTGCGGCGGCACTGGCACGTGGCCGCCGAATGGCTGCCCGGGATGGACGCGCAACGCCGTGACCGCGAACTGGCCTCGTGGCGGCGGGCGGTGGAGTTGGCCATCGCCTGGGGCCGCCCCGCGGCGGGCCGCTGA
- a CDS encoding sigma-70 family RNA polymerase sigma factor → MPDDELQLMRVLHDEHSAALWAHVVRLTGDRAFAEDVVQETLLRAWRHPRVLDQSGNSARAWLFTVAKNLVIDDWRKGRRRLEATTSELPERATVDDIDARLQAWEVDEAMRRLSVPHREVLTECFFRGHSVQEAATNLGIPPGTVKSRCHYALRALRLILDEMGVTGV, encoded by the coding sequence GTGCCCGACGATGAACTGCAGTTGATGCGGGTGCTGCACGACGAGCACAGCGCGGCGTTGTGGGCGCACGTCGTCCGGCTGACCGGGGACCGGGCGTTCGCCGAGGACGTCGTCCAGGAGACGCTGCTGCGCGCGTGGCGGCACCCGCGGGTGCTGGACCAGTCCGGGAACTCCGCGCGGGCCTGGCTGTTCACGGTGGCCAAGAACCTCGTCATCGACGACTGGCGCAAGGGCCGCCGCCGCCTCGAGGCCACCACCTCCGAGCTGCCCGAGCGCGCCACCGTCGACGACATCGACGCCCGGCTGCAGGCCTGGGAGGTCGACGAGGCGATGCGCCGGCTGTCCGTCCCACACCGCGAGGTGCTGACGGAGTGCTTCTTCCGTGGGCACTCCGTGCAGGAGGCGGCCACCAACCTGGGCATCCCGCCCGGGACGGTCAAGTCCCGCTGTCACTACGCGCTGCGGGCGCTGCGGCTCATCCTCGACGAGATGGGGGTCACCGGTGTCTGA
- a CDS encoding anti-sigma factor family protein, with amino-acid sequence MSDDPFRTWDGPYVLGALSKDDRADFEEHLRECTACREAVGELAGIPGLLTRARPPLDDPADEPAPDLLPALLSVARRDRRRRRLVGASGWLAAAACAAGLALVTLPPEPADAVVLSPMQQVGDTTVAGEAGVQAVRWGARIEVRCRYAEDEDSDESYALRVFDRSGGSQIVGTWKVVPGRTTTMDASTAIAGDDIGKLEVLSGEDVVLRLPR; translated from the coding sequence GTGTCTGACGACCCGTTCCGCACCTGGGACGGCCCCTACGTGCTGGGGGCGCTGTCCAAGGACGACCGCGCGGACTTCGAGGAACACCTGCGGGAGTGCACCGCCTGCCGGGAGGCGGTGGGTGAGCTGGCCGGTATCCCCGGGCTGCTGACGCGAGCGCGACCGCCGCTGGACGACCCCGCCGACGAGCCGGCGCCGGACCTGCTGCCCGCGCTGCTGTCCGTGGCCCGTCGGGACCGCCGGCGCCGTCGGCTGGTGGGCGCCTCCGGATGGCTGGCCGCGGCCGCGTGCGCCGCCGGCCTGGCCCTGGTCACGCTCCCCCCCGAACCCGCCGACGCGGTCGTGTTGTCGCCGATGCAGCAGGTCGGCGACACGACGGTCGCCGGCGAGGCCGGCGTGCAAGCGGTGCGCTGGGGAGCCCGGATCGAGGTCCGGTGCCGCTACGCCGAGGACGAGGACAGCGACGAGAGCTACGCGCTGCGGGTCTTCGACCGCTCCGGCGGTTCCCAGATCGTCGGCACCTGGAAGGTGGTCCCCGGCCGGACCACGACGATGGACGCCTCGACGGCCATCGCGGGCGACGACATCGGCAAGCTGGAGGTCCTGTCCGGCGAGGACGTGGTGCTGCGGCTCCCCCGCTGA